One part of the Terrimicrobium sacchariphilum genome encodes these proteins:
- a CDS encoding lysophospholipid acyltransferase family protein has product MTQAKDSPADGVRPPAVYRLAVGILRCILFFGARVRVSQEAQLPEGACIVASNHISHFDPPLISGSFRRVFRRDIDWLAMQELFGHPASKRFFEGANVIPVNRGGGDRTSLRVALRRLALGRMVGIFPEGGIRDGEASILSGAPMKAGVALLASMAKAPIVPVVIIGSDRLYNKRRWFPGRRATVWIGIGRAFSPLPDRAETENRLAEEIIGLKERVMVKYGLTAADLPHPPKERMAEA; this is encoded by the coding sequence ATGACCCAAGCCAAGGATTCTCCCGCCGACGGGGTGAGGCCGCCTGCGGTGTACCGGCTCGCTGTGGGCATTCTGCGGTGCATCCTGTTCTTCGGGGCACGGGTGCGGGTCAGCCAGGAGGCGCAGCTACCCGAGGGAGCTTGTATCGTGGCGTCGAATCACATCAGCCACTTTGATCCGCCTCTGATTAGCGGGAGCTTTCGGCGCGTGTTTCGCCGGGATATCGACTGGCTCGCGATGCAGGAGCTTTTTGGGCATCCGGCGTCGAAGCGATTCTTTGAGGGAGCCAATGTCATCCCGGTGAACCGGGGTGGCGGCGACCGGACATCATTGCGCGTCGCCCTGCGTCGGTTGGCGCTCGGGCGCATGGTGGGGATCTTTCCCGAGGGAGGAATCCGGGACGGAGAGGCCTCCATCCTGAGTGGCGCTCCGATGAAGGCTGGCGTCGCCCTGCTGGCGAGCATGGCCAAGGCGCCGATCGTGCCGGTGGTGATTATCGGCAGTGATCGCCTCTATAATAAGAGACGATGGTTTCCCGGACGCCGCGCAACGGTCTGGATCGGCATCGGACGAGCGTTTTCCCCGCTCCCGGATCGCGCGGAAACCGAGAACCGGCTCGCTGAAGAGATCATCGGGTTGAAAGAACGAGTGATGGTCAAATACGGCCTCACTGCCGCCGATCTGCCGCATCCCCCGAAGGAGCGGATGGCCGAGGCATGA
- a CDS encoding alpha/beta fold hydrolase, translated as MRRLIQKSMAQAMDAAMCGMMNALQWRRRSGVCTRAELDAYLTACEMVTREEFYPVVSFSPRREDIWLRWESPVSSGFAENDKVKVRLYLCDEGFHAPTVIILHALMSASDLGYQRVARWFNAHGWNVAFPHLPFHYSRTPGGYFNGELAITANLIRNAETLRQGVMELRQLMGWLREHGTPEFGLIGTSFGGWNAALLSSLESDLRFVGLVQPIVNVEAAIWENPTAAVMRRLLARQGIGRGESARHAHLSSPMHGKPLCGGDRVILTAGTYDTVSPRTELVALRELWPGATLLDVKQGHFGYSALRETLREIARRLGVADTV; from the coding sequence ATGAGACGGCTCATCCAAAAATCCATGGCCCAGGCCATGGATGCCGCGATGTGCGGTATGATGAACGCCCTGCAATGGCGGCGACGGTCCGGGGTGTGCACCCGCGCGGAACTCGACGCCTATCTCACCGCCTGCGAGATGGTGACGCGCGAGGAGTTTTACCCGGTCGTTTCCTTTTCCCCGCGACGCGAGGATATCTGGCTGCGCTGGGAAAGTCCGGTCTCCAGCGGTTTTGCGGAGAATGACAAGGTGAAGGTGCGGCTTTATCTCTGCGACGAGGGGTTTCATGCGCCCACGGTGATCATCCTGCACGCGCTGATGAGTGCCAGCGACCTTGGTTACCAGCGGGTGGCGCGATGGTTCAACGCCCATGGGTGGAATGTCGCCTTCCCCCATCTGCCATTTCACTACTCCCGGACGCCTGGCGGGTACTTCAATGGGGAGCTTGCGATCACGGCGAACCTGATCCGCAATGCCGAAACCCTGCGACAGGGCGTGATGGAGCTCCGCCAGCTCATGGGCTGGCTGCGCGAGCATGGAACGCCGGAATTCGGATTGATCGGAACGAGCTTCGGCGGGTGGAATGCGGCGCTCCTGAGTTCGCTGGAGTCCGATCTGCGCTTCGTCGGCCTCGTGCAGCCCATCGTGAATGTCGAGGCGGCGATCTGGGAAAACCCCACGGCGGCGGTGATGAGGAGGTTGCTCGCACGGCAGGGAATCGGTCGGGGCGAAAGCGCCCGGCATGCACACTTGAGCTCGCCCATGCACGGAAAGCCACTTTGCGGCGGCGACCGGGTCATCCTGACCGCTGGGACCTACGATACGGTTTCGCCTCGGACTGAACTGGTTGCCCTGCGAGAGCTTTGGCCGGGGGCGACGCTTTTGGATGTGAAACAGGGGCATTTCGGATATTCCGCCCTGCGTGAGACATTGCGGGAAATCGCCCGGCGGCTCGGGGTGGCGGACACCGTATAG
- a CDS encoding urea amidolyase associated protein UAAP1, producing the protein MNTTLYAETLPGGAMWSMRVPRHRRVRLTALNAGANVSALLYNADQPLDRLNVPDTLKALHTAKLTKGHILMSDMGHALASIVEDSLGWHDPLGGHLTAAQALAKYGDHNYQQYRNDFHRNAHNDFLVELSKHGLGLADIVANVNFFSKVAVDDDGKMAFVPNHASAGDSLELRTEMNVLLVLANCPHPMNPASEYPVCRVQVEIFPTEAPGPDDFCRNFRPECERTLALTERLFI; encoded by the coding sequence ATGAACACCACCCTTTATGCCGAAACCCTACCCGGAGGGGCCATGTGGTCGATGCGGGTTCCCCGCCATCGCCGTGTCCGGCTCACCGCGCTCAATGCTGGAGCCAATGTCTCAGCGCTCCTGTACAATGCCGATCAGCCGCTCGATCGGTTGAATGTTCCTGACACGCTCAAGGCTCTGCATACGGCCAAGCTCACCAAGGGCCACATCCTCATGAGTGACATGGGGCACGCGCTGGCTTCCATCGTGGAGGATTCCCTCGGCTGGCACGATCCGCTCGGCGGCCATCTTACGGCGGCCCAGGCGCTGGCGAAGTACGGCGACCACAACTATCAGCAGTACCGCAACGACTTTCACCGCAACGCGCACAATGACTTCCTGGTCGAATTGAGCAAACACGGGCTCGGCCTCGCGGACATCGTGGCCAACGTGAACTTCTTCAGCAAAGTCGCGGTGGACGACGACGGCAAAATGGCCTTCGTGCCGAATCACGCGTCGGCGGGAGATTCCCTCGAGCTGCGCACGGAGATGAACGTGCTCCTCGTGCTGGCGAACTGCCCGCATCCCATGAACCCCGCTTCGGAATATCCTGTCTGCCGCGTGCAGGTGGAGATTTTCCCGACGGAGGCCCCCGGGCCTGATGACTTCTGTCGAAACTTCCGTCCTGAATGCGAACGCACCCTCGCACTGACCGAACGCCTCTTTATCTGA
- a CDS encoding urea amidolyase associated protein UAAP2, giving the protein MSTLIYTESPLDPKHAVYDATILAGDGWFHPVRKGQTLRIVDLEGNQAADTFFFNAADVKERYSAQDTIREQGSIYLTTGTPLMSNLCNPLLTITADTCGRHDTLGGACAAESNMVRYSLDKRFMHACRDTFLLQMALSGYHVTKRDLAHNINFFMNVPVTPEGGLRFADGVSEPGKYVEMRAEMDVLCLISNCPQLNNPCNAYNPTPIQVLIW; this is encoded by the coding sequence ATGAGCACGCTGATTTACACGGAAAGCCCCCTCGATCCCAAGCACGCCGTCTACGACGCGACTATCCTCGCGGGCGATGGATGGTTTCACCCGGTGAGAAAGGGGCAGACGCTCCGCATCGTCGATCTGGAGGGCAACCAGGCGGCGGATACATTTTTCTTCAACGCGGCGGACGTGAAGGAACGCTACAGCGCGCAGGACACGATTCGCGAGCAGGGTTCGATCTACCTGACGACCGGCACGCCGCTCATGTCCAACCTGTGCAACCCGCTCCTGACCATCACAGCGGATACCTGCGGGCGGCATGATACGCTCGGCGGGGCCTGTGCGGCCGAGAGCAATATGGTGCGGTACTCGCTCGACAAGCGCTTCATGCACGCCTGCCGCGACACGTTCCTGCTCCAGATGGCGCTCTCGGGGTACCATGTGACGAAGCGCGATCTCGCGCATAACATCAACTTCTTTATGAACGTGCCGGTGACGCCCGAGGGCGGCCTGCGCTTCGCCGACGGCGTGTCGGAGCCCGGGAAATATGTCGAGATGCGGGCCGAGATGGATGTGCTCTGCCTCATCTCCAACTGCCCGCAGCTGAACAATCCCTGCAACGCTTATAATCCGACTCCGATTCAGGTTCTCATCTGGTAA